In Porites lutea chromosome 9, jaPorLute2.1, whole genome shotgun sequence, a single window of DNA contains:
- the LOC140948730 gene encoding uncharacterized protein: METTGNVDKHIPTANVCYGGDVELGEAVNLKTGRQLFRWNLIFNFILWILVPLPIWLPFVSQEISLFLLPSIQGAFIVFWICVCLFAIRTTAVMFWHRKTDFKSKCDELIKKCNKDPEAQTAEKTPIQHVAVLACYKEPVDLIAASVQTLANQTVASRVTMVVSFEEKTPNLCNKQQDLAKLFGSRFRELIFVTHPFGMEGEIPGKCSNSNCGIRTSIAHMKRKAGSNFDPDRILITTGDADSKFHPRYMEALEYKYEREFIKTKDLDRKMVNCLFQSPLLYNWNLDAASVVTRLTGMLRAFLMMGAMIPFNVNTMSIYSFSASLCMAGQYIHPAYQMEDIIALIRWMGVCKRRLRIVMVPVPTLSGPTSGRVIEEELEEWARQARRWTIGAAEVFHYFMVKSSNIPFFTALSWGITFIIYYGIILCCSSLYSVTLAISVNFLFVEVPVILEWGMLAFLVFNYAVFALIFLLDRVTVRLTEPRVKERISFVRNLYQWIVSPFVLMAYSIVELYALHEVMIRGKKVCKHGASKKDALGSK, translated from the exons ATGGAAACTACAGGGAATGTGGACAAACACATTCCAACTGCAAATGTCTGCTATGGTGGGGACGTTGAATTAGGAGAAGCCGTTAACCTCAAGACAGGAAGGCAGCTCTTCCGTTGGAATCTGATCTTTAATTTCATCTTGTGGATCCTTGTTCCTCTTCCTATCTGGTTGCCTTTCGTCTCCCAAGAGATTTCCCTTTTTCTCCTTCCAAGCATCCAGGGGGCCTTTATCGTATTCTGGATTTGCGTCTGCTTGTTCGCCATAAGAACTACAGCTGTCATGTTTTGGCACAGAAAGACGGACTTCAAATCCAAGTGCGACGAGTTGATTAAGAAATGTAACAAGGATCCTGAAGCACAGACAGCTGAGAAGACACCCATCCAACACGTAGCAGTCTTGGCTTGTTATAAGGAGCCTGTGGATTTGATTGCTGCTTCAGTTCAAACTCTGGCCAATCAAACTGTTGCTTCCAGAGTAACCATGGTGGTGTCATTCGAGGAAAAAACTCCGAACCTGTGCAACAAACAGCAGGATTTGGCAAAACTCTTCGGATCACGATTCCGTGAACTTATTTTTGTTACGCACCCCTTTGGCATGGAAGGAGAGATCCCAGGAAAGTGTTCCAACAGCAACTGTGGCATTAGGACAAGTATAGCACACATGAAGAGAAAGGCTGGCAGTAACTTTGATCCAGATAGGATCCTTATAACAACTGGCGATGCAGACTCCAAATTTCATCCAAGATACATGGAGGCGCTGGAGTACAAATATGAGCGAGaattcattaaaacaaaagatctCGATAGAAAGATGGTAAACTGCTTGTTCCAGTCACCACTACTCTATAACTGGAATTTAGATGCAGCATCTGTTGTTACCAGATTGACTGGCATGTTGCGTGCATTCCTCATGATGGGAGCCATGATTCCATTTAATGTCAACACTATGAGCATATACAGCTTCTCAGCCTCTCTGTGCATGGCTGGGCAGTATATCCATCCTGCATACCAGATGGAAGATATAATCGCTCTCATAAG GTGGATGGGAGTCTGCAAGAGACGGCTTCGCATTGTAATGGTTCCCGTACCCACTCTTTCTGGTCCAACATCTGGAAGGGTGATTGAGGAGGAGTTGGAGGAATGGGCTCGACAGGCGCGAAGATGGACCATTGGAGCTGCTGAGGTGTTTCACTACTTCATGGTCAAATCAAGCAATATTCCATTCTTTACTGCCTTGTCCTGGGGAATCACTTTCATCATCTATTATG GTATTATCTTGTGTTGCTCGTCACTCTACAGCGTTACGTTGGCGATCTCCGTTAACTTTCTGTTTGTGGAGGTTCCAGTCATTCTTGAGTGGGGAATGTTAGCTTTCCTTGTGTTCAACTACGCTGTCTTCGCCTTGATCTTCTTGCTGGATCGAGTCACAGTCAGGCTGACGGAGCCGAGAGTAAAGGAGAGGATCTCTTTCGTTAGAAATCTTTACCAATGGATCGTATCACCGTTTGTGCTGATGGCCTACTCCATAGTGGAACTGTACGCCCTACATGAGGTCATGATACGAGGAAAGAAGGTGTGCAAGCACGGGGCAAGCAAAAAGGATGCTCTTGGttctaaataa